Proteins from a genomic interval of Pecten maximus chromosome 13, xPecMax1.1, whole genome shotgun sequence:
- the LOC117341380 gene encoding uncharacterized protein LOC117341380 isoform X2: protein MTVFPFPNVESVYYSVGSSLTFTCTGTVGSDKKTHKWCYKRATDQGYTGYSTAADINQNDNGLIQSGCNYQRTSTLTYNVTNEDTNTTFMCEPFTGTVCGSNPASLITYKSIRRYSPGRTTGGQGDTGDKTTTTASTCVPSIYDVTPWIVVAVIFIMATVVLSTTVAFLCRKVLEYKERLHQSVNYEVVNRGFSRNDEHVYNTTDNYEIPQI, encoded by the exons ATGACGgtgtttcccttccccaatgTGGAGAGTGTATATTACTCTGTGGGATCCTCGCTGACATTCACTTGTACGGGCACTGTAGGAAGTgacaaaaaaacccacaaatGGTGTTACAAGCGTGCCACCGACCAAGGATATACT GGTTATTCGACTGCAGCTGACATTAATCAGAATGATAACGGTTTGATACAGTCCGGGTGTAACTACCAACGTACCAGTACACTTACATACAATGTGACAAATGAAGACACCAACACCACGTTTATGTGTGAACCGTTCACTGGAACCGTGTGTGGCTCTAATCCAGCCTCACTGATAACATACAAATCCATCAGAAGAT ATTCCCCAGGTAGAACGACAGGCGGTCAAGGTGACACTGGAG ACAAAACCACCACCACGGCGTCTACTTGTGTTCCAAGTATAT ATGACGTCACACCTTGGATTGTCGTCGCTGTTATATTCATCATGGCGACTGTCGTCCTCAGTACCACTGTTGCCTTCCTCTGTCGTAAAGTATTAGAATATAAAG AACGTTTACATCAAAGCGTGAACTACGAGGTGGtgaacag AGGATTTTCAAGAAATGATGAGCACGTGTACAACACCACGGACAATTACGAAATACCACAAATATAG